TAGCTTTTGATTATTAGTATTGATTTGATATTGTCTTGATCAGATTCAGGGAATTCAAACTTGTCTCCTGTTGTTGCCTTTCGGGTGGATGATGTTCTAAGTTAAGTTATACTTAGTGAAATATAGCTGTGAGAATTTGCTGAAGAATTGTGGGTTGATTCATCAACTTTTGATGTTTAGATCTTATTTAGTTGAAATCTATGCTATTGGGAGTTGTTTTGGGTTCTAATTGTGGGAAATTAATAAGTTGCTCGGTGCTCAAAGGTTATGAATTCTGTGATGTTTATTTGGAAGATTGCATTTGTAGATCTTTCTTAATTTGTGCAGTTATGGAAGTTTGATGACAATTTAGTAATCTTTGAGCCCAATATGCATATATACATTTTTTCCTGCACCGACATGGCATTAGAacaaaattcttaattaaattatgtcaAGAAAAAGAGGGATCTTTTTTGCTGATTGCAACTTGGATTATCAGTTAGATtactcatctttttctttttttctttttttgctttttcaggTCTCAGATATTCTTTCTCTGTGCTTTAAATATAGCTTCATGGATGATAGTCTTGGGAAGATAAAGGTTGTCCCGGATCACTTTCAAGTTCCAACTCCTAGTGTGGAGTCTCCTCAAAGCAGTACTTCATCTGTTTCACACCCAAGAACTGACAATTCTTTGAGGTATTTATTCTGAAAGgcaaagaaaaaggagaaaagtaaAGTTAACTAGAGTAGGTTCAAGCAACTTTGAATTGATTTTAGTGTGGTCTTATCTGGTTTAGCATAGGTCAAGTAGCTTTTTGTGGACTCGGAAAAAGTTGAAAAGTGCAGCATTCATGCTGAATTTGTTTAGCATACGTGGGCTGCCCTGGGTTTCCAGCTCTGATGGTCAGGAAAAGGTTTGTTGAAGAACTTTTTTCCAGCCTTAACAATTAAATTTAGTGAAACTTCTGCTGTATGAGTCCCCAAAATGTTTTGACTTGCAGGTTGAGTTGAGTGCTCCAGAATTAGAATCACTTCGAACAGAACTTGCTGATTTAGAAGAGAGGGAGGCTCACTTGAAAGCTCAGTAAGAGAAACTTTATGCTTCACTTAAGAATTGGTTAACATTTCTGGCTATAAATCATTATATCAATcagtgtgtgtgtatatatatatatatatatatatatatatatatagagagagagagagagagagagagagagagtcatTCTTGGCTGTATCTTTTTGTTTACTATCTGTGCCTTAAGTGCTCAATCTGGGTTGAGTTAGTGATTGACCAAAAGGGATCTTTGTTCAGCTGAAAGACATTCTTTCTTCTCTGTACTTAGCTTTGTTTCCTCTTGTCTTATATAGGCTGGAAAATGTTGATGAAATTTTACGGTCTGCGCGTCTGGCTGGTTATCTGTATATCAGAACTGTAATGACCATCTCTATGTCACTTATTAACTTCATGTCAGTTTATCGCTCATTAGTTTGTGCATGCTATGACACATCCTGTTGCTTTCCTTTCTGTTTTCTTTCACAGAGGTGGAAGCCTCTACCCGGAGAACCTCCCCCCCTTGATGATACTGATGTTGATGACTGGCTTCCTCGATTTGTAGTCCTTCATGGATTatgtattttcttctttatgaaGTCCACAGGTTGTTGATTATTACTGATAATCCTAATTCCTAAACTTCACTGTCAAAATATGTTTCAGTTCCTGTTTCTCTATTTATTTAGCTACCACTGGTTCTCTATGCAGATTTAAGCCCTCTGGACTCCACCCTGTTATCTGATATTGTTGAAGTAGGTTCTCTGCCAAGCTTTATGCGAGAAGATGAAGAAACACGACATTCCTTTTATGTCTTAACTCGACATGGGCTGCGATACGAGTGTTCAAGTATTTCCAAGATACAGGTACTACTAGTTAGTCTACTTTTTTCATATGGATGGCAGCTAAATTGATTTGTTCTATTCTCATATATGCCAATCTTTACATAGCTATCTGGGCTTCAGCTTCTTGCATATTATATCGATTGTCAAAAGTAACAAATTCAATcgtgtttttttttctcctttttctcaGGTGGATGCTTGGTTGTTGGCTTTACAAAGTGATTGTAAGTTGGGTTCTGATCCAAAAGACTCCCAATGGGTAAAGTAAAGTTGTACATAGGTCACTGACTGCTGATGTTGAAGAATGAAATCAGATAGTGGATTACTAACTTATTCTTTATGTTTTTGTACAGAAAAACAACATTCTAATTCAATAAGAATCAATggttattatcattttaaactGGTATAATTCATAGTTTTGACGAAAAACACAAGCCCATCAGTGTACCATTTGCTAGAATTCTGGGCTGCCCTTTACTGCTGAAGTTTTTATAATTGCTGTGATTCTTGTGCATTTGAGGTCAACTTAAGCATTGCAGTGTAAACAACAGCTTTAGGAATGAGCAGATACGCAAATCTTGCTGATGGGTTATTAAGATCTGATATTTTATGATCTTGTTATGTGGTACTTGCAGCTTCCTATTTTTAAGATTCAGGGTTTCTTGAAGGTAGCAAGAATATACTTGCACCCTCTGCAAAAATTTGTCCTTTCTGCtgaggccaaatgactatttcctaccctAACTTTGATGAAGTGGAAAATTTTCATccttcaagtttgaaaaatctaatttcTCACCCGGTAGTCATTTGTGCTTTTGGCAACTTTCTTCGTGTCAATAATAAGAGAGCGATTTACATTTTCCGATCCACGGTACCTTTTTACATATCTTAACTTAATATTTGAAGcataacaattttaccatttacgtgtttgaaaacttttaattCAGTCATTATAATAATGTTAGAAGCCTTAACTATAGTTGTTAGCTCTTCGAGGGGGAAAACCATTACCACTGTTGAGCCCTTTTCAAGGTCAAAAAATCTTGAAGTTAAACACCACCACAGAATCATTTGAAGTGAGCAACCTCAATGAAGTTAAATGCACACGGTAGAGGAGTTTCGGAAGTTGGTGGTGAAGCTTAAGGGAAAACATTAACAATGGGAGAACGACGTAAAGTGAGCACTAGGTGATGAAACTATTAGGAGCAACAGGGCCTGAAGTCCAGACTAACAATGACTGGGTGATAGAGAACATAAACAAAAGGACGAATAGTCTGTGTGACGATCGGAAAAGAGAACGATGCAAGGTGAGCAAAGGAGGCGACACAACAATGGCTGCCCAAGGTAGTGGAGGCCATTGGTTGAGACATGAGTAAGAGAGTGAATGTGATGCATTGATTTTggaaaggccaaatgacttgttcccacccaacaTTTGGTAAAACCCCGAACTTatgtatgttaatttttaaaagctcagattactattattattattataattatttagttaaaaatatttaaaaatttattacaatttcTCCAtcgatttaaaaatataataatttttttcgttcaaattttgaattctcttaaggtttctttttctttcttaccATTACCATTCTTATTATCGAAGATTAAAAAACGatgaaacattttttataattgaagatcgatattatctttaatttaaaatcatttaattatattataaataattatgcaCTTAACACGTAATCACTGTTAATACATATATCAACAATGTTTACTATAAtcttaccaaataaaataacatgGTCTGCAATTGATTCAGAAGAAAGTTGCGATTCATTTACCTTTTTGTTCAACTTTCAGATGCCTTTGAAAGCTTTGACAAATCAAGAACTTTTCCATCccttattcaaataaatttattgaaacaCCCTTTTTCTCACCAATCATTAATCGTACTTtacatagaaaacaaaaaagatctAGCGCCAAACTGATCCAAACAATTCGGGTAGGGTTTGACTGGACCAAACACATCATCCCATAGCTCAAGAATctccatataaatattttctttcttgctttcaGCTTTTTTCACTATTGGGTTTCATTTTCTGCTCATTTTTCACTCCGAAAATGAGCTCTTTCATTGCCAGATATGCTTCTAGAGCCGCCAGGTCGCTCCTGTCTGTTTCTAAGAACGCCCGTTCTTACTCTGGTGAAtcttttgatttcatttctttgtttaaagTTAAATCATTTGACTTTTACGTTGATTTGTTTACCGTTTTATTGGATTCATTATACTTTTATTTCAATTGATATGATCTTGATATATAATTGTTTGGCATCGTTTAACCGTAATAATTGGGTTGATTTGTTATTATTGCAGAACGGCGAGCTGTGGCTGCAGCAGCGGCTGTTACATTCAGTGGGAAGGTGCCTTTTCTCGCATCAAATTTCGGTAGGGCTGGTTCCTCAAATGTGTCTCGAGGATGGCTATCTGGAGCCCTTGCCCTTCCCGCGGCAGGTTGGGCAATTAATATTGCTTCGCCCTTCTCTGTTGTGTGTATATAATTGATTTAGTATGTAATGAGATCTCTGAGATTTggatttgttttaaatatgacTTACTCTTCAGAGTAATTTTTTTCAAGTGACTGAAATGAGATGATGGTTTATATGTAAAGGGTCTGAGCAGAGAATTTGTGTTTGtggtttgataaaaaaataaaagaggagAGTCTTCCACAATGATCAGTGACTGTGCTTTGGGGATGGTAATGGAAGAAATAATTGGCTTTGGATTTTTGCTAGTCTTGAATATTTATCTCTCAGTTTTACCCAACATCCTGCCTTAATCCCCAAATGGAACATGTTTAAGCAATCCTTTTTCTTCTGCAAcgatcaaaattttatttttctgatccTTTTCATTATGTTTCTCTAAATTGCCTGAGCAGAAATCAGTATGTGAGGAGTAAAATCATCAAGAAAATGTAGTAGGTAGAGTTTGTGATCggtttaataaaactttttggtTCATATACCTTACTTACAACCATGTTAATCTGCCTGCTAGAGGTTGATATGAGAAAAGAAAGGAATTTTAATGATAGTTTAGATGATCTTAATCAATCATGTTATTGCTACAATAGAGCAATAACAAGAACTTTAATAGCTTTATGAAAGGGTGgctttatatattatttcatgaTATCACTGATTTTTTTTCTGTCTGATCTTTTCCTTTGTGCTTTTCCATATTGTTGCAGTCTGCATGCTCCAGGAGCAGGAGGCACATGCTGCAGAGGTACTTGGTCATTGTTTTAGCAAACATTAATTTACTGTTACAGTAACCTTGTTAATCTTTCTTCACTGTGATTCATtccattaataaataatttccatCCATTCAGTTGGAGCGTACTTTCATTGCTATCAAGCCTGATGGGGTGCAGAGGGGACTGGTAAGATAAGCATTGAATCTATATTCATTGCTCACAAAGCATCGAATCTATATAAGCAACTTAACCAACCCATTTTTGTTGCTCATTTGCATTCAATGGTTGTGCTTAGGCCTAAAATGCATTTAATGAGCCCTAAGTCTATTATCCAACTCCAGagttgcttcttcttcttcatctctctGTCTTTTCTCTATTCCTTTCCCATGTTAATCTGTGTTTAAACATTAATGTTAAAGAATTTATTCAAGTTTTCAGTTGGTTTGTGTGCGTTAATTAATTTCTGATCAAGAATTGGTTTGTGTTTTCCAGATCTCAGAAATCATATCTCGCTTTGAGCGTAAAGGGTTTAAGCTTGTGGCCATTAAAATAGTGGTTCCTTCAAAGGATTTTGCACAGAAGCATTATCATGATCTTAAGGAAAGACCCTTTTTCAACGGCCTCTGCGATTTCCTTAGCTCTGGCCCTGTTGTGGCCATGGTAAGAAGAATTAAAACTAGTATCATTCCATAAGATTTCAACCCTTTTGGCTGCCATACTCATTCAACTCACGCAATGCAGGTTTGGGAAGGAGAGGGAGTTATTAAATATGGTAGGAAACTCATTGGAGCCACAGATCCACAGAAATCAGAACCTGGATCAATCAGAGGTGATCTAGCCATTGTCGTTGGAAGGTATGTTTTTAGAGTAATACTAAATACACTAACAAGAGATAAAAACACgagattttatctctaattcgaaatcattcaatcacatataaTGCACAACAACATCTAAACCTGTATTTTTACCCATTAATAATGTATGAAGTATTGTTGATGTTTTTTTAACCAGACATAATGTTTCAATTTACATCATCGTTTATGCCGGTGTTTGTATCCATTACCCCCGCATATTACAGTGCCTTGACGATCTTGTGTTTGCATTGCTGTGTAGAAACATCATTCACGGAAGCGATGGCCCTGAGACAGCCAAGGATGAGATCAAATTATGGTTCAAACCAGAGGAACTGGTGAACTACACAAGCAACGCAGAGAAGTGGGTGTATGGAGTCAActgataaagtttttttttattccttcttttttgtgttagaattaaatttttcagaAGCCCTACATGAAGAGTGAGAGCAGCAGcataatttttagaataaatttgTTCCAGTTGAGGTGAACAATGCAACACCACTGCTCTGCCACAAACAGCCGGcgaaaataaatttttgcaaTAATTTATTACATCtccttcatttaaaaaaattttgcaagaaaattgatttttgtgaGTCAATTTGAATTGTTTGAGTTCGAAATTGAACATtgatcaaattatcaaattcaagctaattcgattcaaatatttaaatttaagttgttTTTTAACTGATTTTGAACTTTAGCTCGTCAAATTTGAACAGACTCTTTTAATATCTTTAGCAAGACTTTATTTGAGTTCAGTCGAGAttgaatattgaatatatttataaatattttctaaaatgactaGGATAAggtaatttgaaaattttttaatgattcatttttgtataaaaatataataatattacttatattttcatatgaatttgttttgatttttttttttaatatgttatagatattaaaaaaatattttttattttgtaatattttatggaAACTGGATTATTTTTAcccaaaatttgattaaatatatttttatcttttatttatattaattttttacaattaataattataaaaatataaaatttaggatCACCCTTAAAATGATGTAATTCGATCGTAATTGTATTTgagattaataattatattaattttgcaaGAATCACAATTAGATATcgtgattcgatttaaattatattgtttaatacaATTTGTTAATCCCCCgtataatttaaaccaaatttggTTAAGAATACTATACCAGAAGTATTTTCGACCAGATCACATCATCGTAAGTGTAATTtgacttatattatattgaaaatattataataactataGTTAGATTCAAACCGAATAGAGTTTGAACTTATCAAACTCATTTTAAAgatgttcaaatttgatttatttgagaGAAGTGAAGcttgaattaagttttgagctcgatttaatactaaaattatattattttaatacgtattaatcaaaatattaataatatcgTTTCAAGATCAGGAGATTTATGAGTTAACTACtcgaaaactcaaacttgagtttaactaagttcggtttgaatttaactttaataataatcATTCGAAATAATGTgggttaatattatatttttagtgattaatttccaatttatcaaaaaaataattttattaatattaagtgatttaaataatattaatcatttaataatcctttaaaaatatcattttttaaatttagtaatgTAAAAGTATTAATGATACAATCc
This sequence is a window from Mangifera indica cultivar Alphonso chromosome 20, CATAS_Mindica_2.1, whole genome shotgun sequence. Protein-coding genes within it:
- the LOC123204615 gene encoding uncharacterized protein LOC123204615, producing the protein MDDSLGKIKVVPDHFQVPTPSVESPQSSTSSVSHPRTDNSLRSSSFLWTRKKLKSAAFMLNLFSIRGLPWVSSSDGQEKVELSAPELESLRTELADLEEREAHLKAQLENVDEILRSARLAGYLYIRTRWKPLPGEPPPLDDTDVDDWLPRFVVLHGLCIFFFMKSTDLSPLDSTLLSDIVEVGSLPSFMREDEETRHSFYVLTRHGLRYECSSISKIQVDAWLLALQSDCKLGSDPKDSQWKNNILIQ
- the LOC123204616 gene encoding nucleoside diphosphate kinase 3-like, with the protein product MSSFIARYASRAARSLLSVSKNARSYSERRAVAAAAAVTFSGKVPFLASNFGRAGSSNVSRGWLSGALALPAAVCMLQEQEAHAAELERTFIAIKPDGVQRGLISEIISRFERKGFKLVAIKIVVPSKDFAQKHYHDLKERPFFNGLCDFLSSGPVVAMVWEGEGVIKYGRKLIGATDPQKSEPGSIRGDLAIVVGRNIIHGSDGPETAKDEIKLWFKPEELVNYTSNAEKWVYGVN